From one Thalassospira lucentensis genomic stretch:
- a CDS encoding ABC transporter transmembrane domain-containing protein, producing MKLFRIRPHEPKSTGDDRPAQSLWRYIWLMSGRHQIVVCLIAISVAVLGIVPLELQRRLVDDAISKQDMSLLTVLAVIYLAVVLVQSAAKFTLRIYEGWLSESAIRHNRRHLSRLYAEDRTGNGEGENGRAVSIIGSEIEKLGGFVGDGLSQPVVNAGMLIFGIGYMVSVEPIIGLIGILALIPQIALVPVIQKQINRLIEKRVEKMREVSDELSELHPGEDDDHKELLDPIHRGISYLYNNRMWFFILKFGMKTLINLLNALAPLCVLVVGGYLAIKGETSVGIIVAFISGFDRMSSPMRELLSYYRMAAQAAVQHRMIAKWMN from the coding sequence ATGAAGCTGTTTCGCATCCGCCCGCACGAGCCGAAATCCACCGGCGATGATCGCCCTGCGCAATCCTTATGGCGTTATATCTGGCTGATGAGTGGCCGGCACCAGATCGTTGTCTGCCTGATTGCCATATCGGTTGCCGTTCTTGGCATTGTGCCGCTGGAACTGCAACGCAGGCTTGTCGATGATGCGATCAGCAAACAGGACATGTCGCTTCTGACCGTACTGGCGGTGATCTATCTGGCGGTGGTGCTGGTGCAGTCGGCGGCCAAATTCACGCTTCGGATTTACGAAGGCTGGCTCAGTGAAAGTGCGATCCGTCATAACCGCCGCCATCTCAGCCGCCTTTACGCCGAAGACCGCACCGGCAATGGCGAAGGCGAAAACGGCCGGGCGGTTTCGATCATCGGATCAGAAATCGAAAAACTCGGCGGGTTTGTGGGCGATGGCCTTTCGCAGCCGGTCGTCAATGCCGGGATGCTGATTTTCGGGATCGGCTATATGGTCAGTGTCGAGCCGATCATTGGTCTGATCGGCATTCTTGCCCTGATCCCGCAAATCGCATTGGTGCCGGTCATTCAAAAACAGATCAACCGGCTGATTGAAAAGCGCGTGGAAAAAATGCGCGAAGTCAGCGACGAGCTAAGCGAACTCCACCCGGGCGAAGATGACGATCACAAGGAACTTCTGGACCCGATCCATCGCGGCATCAGTTATCTTTATAACAACCGCATGTGGTTTTTCATCCTCAAGTTCGGGATGAAAACCCTGATCAATCTGCTGAATGCCCTTGCACCGCTTTGCGTGCTGGTCGTCGGTGGTTATCTTGCGATCAAGGGCGAAACATCGGTCGGGATTATTGTCGCGTTCATTTCCGGTTTTGACCGGATGTCATCGCCAATGCGCGAATTGCTGTCCTATTACCGGATGGCGGCACAGGCAGCCGTACAACACAGAATGATCGCGAAATGGATGAATTGA
- a CDS encoding acyl-CoA carboxylase subunit beta: MQDIIAKLEAKRAEAAMGGGQRRIDNQHAKGKLTARERLDVLLDEGSFEEWDMFVEHDCVDFGMTENRIPGDGVVTGHGTINGRLVFVFSQDFTVFGGALSGAHARKICKIMDQAMKVGAPVIGLNDSGGARIQEGVESLAGYADVFQRNVEASGVIPQISLIMGPCAGGAVYSPAMTDFIFMVKDSSYMFVTGPDVVKTVTHEEVTHEELGGAMTHTSISGVADLAFENDVDLLLQTRRFMDFLPLSNKEKPPARLCEDPIMRDDFSLDTLVPENPNMPYDMKELITKVVDEGDFYEIQPDHAKNIIIGMGRMDGRTVGIVANQPMVLAGCLDIASSKKAARFVRFCDAYNIPIVTFVDVPGFMPGTAQEYGGIIKHGAKLLYAYAEATVPKVTVITRKAYGGAYDVMASKHLRGDVNYAWPTAEIAVMGPKGAVEIIFRADMNDPAKIEARTEEYREKFANPFVAGRKGFIDDVIMPHGTRRRVCKALGMLRNKDIKNPARKHGNIPL; this comes from the coding sequence ATGCAGGATATTATCGCCAAGCTCGAAGCCAAACGCGCAGAGGCGGCCATGGGCGGCGGCCAGCGCCGCATCGACAATCAGCATGCCAAGGGCAAACTGACCGCGCGCGAACGGCTTGATGTGCTTCTTGACGAAGGCTCGTTCGAGGAATGGGACATGTTTGTCGAACATGATTGCGTTGATTTCGGCATGACCGAAAACCGCATTCCGGGCGATGGCGTGGTCACCGGGCATGGCACGATCAATGGCCGTCTGGTGTTTGTCTTTTCACAGGATTTCACCGTGTTCGGTGGTGCGCTTTCGGGCGCGCATGCGCGCAAGATCTGCAAGATCATGGATCAGGCGATGAAGGTCGGTGCACCGGTGATCGGGCTTAACGATTCCGGCGGTGCGCGTATTCAGGAAGGTGTCGAAAGCCTTGCCGGTTATGCCGATGTGTTCCAGCGCAATGTCGAGGCATCCGGTGTTATCCCGCAAATTTCCCTGATCATGGGGCCGTGTGCGGGCGGGGCGGTCTATAGCCCGGCCATGACCGACTTTATTTTCATGGTCAAGGACAGTTCATACATGTTCGTGACCGGCCCGGACGTGGTCAAGACCGTGACGCACGAGGAAGTCACTCACGAGGAACTTGGCGGGGCGATGACCCATACCAGCATTTCCGGTGTGGCCGATCTGGCGTTTGAAAACGATGTTGATCTGCTGTTGCAGACCCGTCGTTTCATGGATTTCCTGCCGCTATCCAATAAGGAAAAGCCGCCCGCACGTCTGTGTGAAGACCCGATCATGCGCGATGATTTCTCGCTTGATACGCTGGTTCCTGAAAATCCCAACATGCCCTATGACATGAAGGAACTGATCACAAAGGTCGTAGATGAAGGCGACTTTTATGAAATTCAGCCCGATCATGCCAAAAACATCATTATCGGTATGGGGCGCATGGATGGCCGCACGGTTGGCATCGTCGCCAATCAGCCGATGGTTCTGGCCGGTTGCCTTGATATTGCATCCTCGAAAAAGGCCGCGCGGTTTGTACGGTTCTGTGATGCCTATAACATCCCGATTGTCACCTTTGTCGATGTGCCGGGCTTCATGCCGGGGACCGCACAGGAATATGGTGGCATCATCAAGCACGGTGCCAAACTGCTTTATGCCTATGCCGAGGCGACGGTGCCAAAGGTCACCGTCATCACCCGCAAGGCTTATGGCGGGGCTTATGACGTGATGGCATCCAAACATCTGCGCGGTGACGTCAACTATGCCTGGCCGACCGCTGAAATCGCGGTGATGGGGCCAAAGGGTGCGGTGGAAATCATTTTCCGGGCCGATATGAACGACCCGGCCAAGATCGAGGCCCGCACCGAAGAATACCGTGAAAAATTTGCCAACCCGTTTGTCGCGGGGCGCAAGGGTTTCATTGACGATGTCATCATGCCGCATGGCACGCGCAGGCGTGTGTGCAAGGCGCTTGGCATGCTGCGCAACAAGGACATCAAGAACCCGGCCCGCAAACACGGCAACATTCCGCTTTAA
- the accC gene encoding acetyl-CoA carboxylase biotin carboxylase subunit, giving the protein MFKKILIANRGEIACRVIKSARKMGIATVAVYSDADKNALHVQMADEAVHIGPAPSNQSYLVIDKIIDACKSTGAEAVHPGYGFLSENQAFAKALDAAKIAFIGPPVGAIAAMGDKITSKKIAAEAGVSTVPGYMGVIKDTAEAIKIANDVGYPVMLKASAGGGGKGMRIARNDAECREGFERATSEAASSFGDDRVFIEKFVEEPRHIEIQVLCDKHGHGIYLGERECSIQRRHQKVVEEAPSPFIDPETRKAMGEQAVALAHAVDYCSAGTVEFIVDKDKNFYFLEMNTRLQVEHPVTELVTGEDLVEWMIKIANDEKLTLAQDDVKLTGWAMETRIYAEDPFREFLPSTGRLVRYQPPAESASVRVDTGVYEGGEISMYYDPMVAKLVTYGETRDDAIAEMRAALDAYYIRGISHNIPFVAAVMANKRFQSGNITTNFIAEEYPNGFSADDLPNDDPAMLVVVAGYLNQRVAERNARVTGQVSDHPLTIAESWVAVSGDDHTAFDIEIDGVNNDYIVAIGDRSYGVSSDWKIGDALFVGEIDGAPVCVQIDVEGVGYRLSANGIQRSFKVMLPRVAELQKLMPFKAPPDMSNFLLSPMPGLLVKVSVTEGQTVQPGEELCILEAMKMENVLKAESKGVVKKIHAEQGANLSVDAIIIEFEKDEAA; this is encoded by the coding sequence ATGTTCAAGAAAATCCTGATTGCCAACCGCGGTGAAATTGCCTGCCGCGTGATCAAATCAGCCCGTAAAATGGGCATTGCCACGGTCGCGGTTTATTCCGATGCCGATAAAAATGCCCTGCATGTGCAGATGGCCGACGAAGCCGTGCATATTGGTCCGGCGCCATCCAACCAGTCCTATCTGGTGATTGATAAAATCATCGATGCCTGCAAATCGACAGGGGCGGAGGCCGTCCATCCCGGCTATGGCTTCCTTTCGGAAAATCAGGCATTCGCCAAGGCGCTTGATGCCGCCAAAATCGCCTTCATCGGCCCGCCGGTTGGCGCGATTGCCGCGATGGGCGATAAGATCACATCGAAAAAAATCGCCGCTGAGGCCGGTGTTTCCACCGTTCCGGGCTATATGGGCGTGATCAAGGATACTGCCGAGGCGATCAAAATTGCCAATGATGTCGGCTATCCGGTGATGTTGAAGGCATCGGCTGGTGGTGGTGGCAAGGGCATGCGCATTGCGCGCAACGATGCCGAATGCCGCGAAGGGTTCGAGCGCGCCACGTCAGAAGCCGCAAGCTCCTTTGGCGATGATCGCGTCTTTATCGAGAAATTCGTCGAAGAACCGCGCCATATCGAAATTCAGGTGCTTTGCGATAAACATGGTCACGGCATTTACCTTGGCGAACGCGAATGTTCGATCCAGCGCCGCCATCAGAAAGTCGTCGAAGAAGCGCCGTCACCCTTTATCGACCCTGAAACCCGCAAGGCGATGGGTGAACAGGCCGTGGCACTGGCGCATGCGGTGGATTACTGCTCCGCCGGGACGGTGGAATTCATCGTCGATAAGGACAAGAACTTCTACTTCCTTGAAATGAACACAAGGCTTCAGGTCGAACATCCGGTGACCGAGCTGGTGACCGGCGAGGATCTTGTGGAATGGATGATCAAAATCGCCAATGACGAAAAGCTGACGCTCGCGCAGGATGACGTCAAGCTGACCGGCTGGGCGATGGAAACCCGCATCTATGCCGAGGACCCGTTTCGTGAATTCCTGCCTTCCACCGGGCGGTTGGTGCGGTATCAGCCCCCAGCCGAGAGCGCATCGGTGCGTGTCGATACCGGTGTCTATGAAGGCGGCGAAATTTCGATGTATTACGATCCGATGGTCGCCAAACTCGTGACTTACGGCGAAACCCGTGATGATGCGATTGCGGAAATGCGGGCCGCCCTTGATGCCTATTACATTCGCGGTATTTCGCACAATATCCCGTTTGTTGCCGCCGTCATGGCCAATAAACGGTTCCAGTCAGGCAACATCACCACCAATTTCATCGCCGAAGAATATCCCAACGGCTTTTCTGCCGATGATCTGCCCAATGATGATCCGGCGATGCTGGTTGTTGTTGCCGGATACCTCAATCAGCGGGTGGCGGAACGCAATGCGCGGGTGACCGGGCAGGTCAGTGACCATCCGTTGACCATCGCCGAAAGCTGGGTCGCGGTATCGGGCGATGATCACACCGCATTCGATATCGAAATTGACGGTGTTAACAATGACTACATTGTTGCCATCGGGGATCGCAGTTATGGCGTTTCATCCGACTGGAAAATCGGTGATGCGCTGTTTGTCGGCGAAATTGACGGTGCGCCGGTCTGCGTGCAGATCGATGTCGAGGGTGTCGGCTATCGCCTGTCGGCCAACGGCATCCAGCGCAGCTTCAAGGTGATGCTGCCCCGCGTGGCCGAATTGCAAAAACTGATGCCTTTCAAGGCACCGCCGGATATGTCAAACTTCCTGCTGTCCCCGATGCCGGGGCTGCTGGTCAAGGTATCGGTCACCGAAGGCCAGACCGTCCAACCAGGCGAGGAACTTTGCATCCTTGAGGCGATGAAAATGGAAAACGTGCTGAAGGCCGAAAGCAAAGGCGTTGTCAAAAAAATCCACGCCGAGCAGGGCGCGAACCTGTCGGTCGATGCGATCATCATCGAGTTTGAGAAAGACGAGGCAGCCTAG
- a CDS encoding HAD family hydrolase, translating into MTYKLIAFDGDDTLWHNEPLFRDAHIRLREMLSHYGDADTVNDRLYQAELANLSIYGYGITGFTLSMIETAIELSDKKISAAEIHELAEIGKSMLRAPTRLIEGAEDVLRHYAAHPDRKVVLITKGDLIAQQLKIERSGLESLFAGVEIVSEKDPLTYRNIFGRYGVEPSEAVMIGNSLKSDILPVLACGGSAIHIPYEITWVHEMVDQTEIDNDHFVTVESIAAVPESIEKLEEDLPAYGTVGSMENV; encoded by the coding sequence ATGACCTATAAACTGATTGCCTTTGATGGCGACGATACGCTGTGGCACAACGAACCGCTGTTTCGTGACGCCCATATCCGCCTGCGCGAAATGCTTTCGCATTATGGCGATGCCGATACGGTCAATGATCGGCTCTATCAGGCGGAACTGGCCAATCTTTCGATCTATGGATACGGCATCACGGGCTTTACCCTGTCGATGATCGAAACCGCGATCGAGCTTTCCGACAAGAAAATAAGTGCGGCCGAAATTCATGAACTGGCCGAAATCGGCAAATCGATGCTGCGCGCGCCGACCCGCCTTATTGAAGGGGCCGAGGATGTTTTGCGCCATTATGCCGCCCATCCGGATCGCAAGGTCGTTCTGATCACCAAGGGCGATTTGATCGCCCAGCAGCTTAAAATCGAGCGTTCCGGCCTCGAAAGCCTGTTTGCCGGGGTCGAGATCGTCTCGGAAAAGGACCCGCTGACCTATCGCAATATCTTTGGCCGCTATGGTGTGGAGCCATCCGAGGCGGTGATGATCGGCAACTCGTTAAAGTCCGACATCCTGCCCGTCCTTGCGTGCGGTGGGTCTGCGATCCACATTCCCTATGAAATCACATGGGTCCACGAAATGGTCGATCAGACGGAAATCGATAATGATCATTTCGTCACTGTCGAAAGCATCGCCGCGGTGCCCGAAAGCATCGAGAAACTTGAAGAGGACCTGCCTGCCTATGGCACGGTCGGGAGTATGGAAAATGTCTGA
- a CDS encoding DUF1244 domain-containing protein, with product MSTEASLANGPAANLDPQTKLELEAAAFRGLVQHLQDRKDVQNIDLMNLAGFCRNCLAKWYLAAARERNVPMDYDGAREVVYGMTYDEWKDNHQAPASAEQKQKFQDTAHLHANIPGAK from the coding sequence ATGTCGACCGAAGCATCCCTTGCCAATGGCCCTGCGGCAAATCTTGATCCGCAGACCAAGCTGGAACTTGAAGCCGCAGCCTTTCGCGGGCTTGTGCAGCATCTTCAGGACCGCAAGGATGTGCAGAATATCGATCTGATGAACCTTGCGGGTTTCTGCCGAAACTGCCTTGCCAAATGGTATCTGGCCGCGGCACGTGAACGCAACGTTCCGATGGATTATGATGGTGCGCGCGAAGTGGTCTACGGCATGACCTATGATGAATGGAAAGACAATCATCAGGCCCCGGCAAGCGCCGAACAGAAACAGAAGTTTCAGGACACCGCCCATCTGCACGCCAATATCCCCGGCGCGAAATAA
- a CDS encoding acylphosphatase has translation MTTTEPDPQTGTGNISVHARIEGRVQGVWYRAWTVEEARKRDLTGWVRNRADGTVEALFCGPVAGVQSMIAACHEGPMHANVTRVHEEPGLEDGFTTFEKHPTV, from the coding sequence ATGACCACCACCGAACCAGACCCGCAAACCGGCACCGGAAACATTTCCGTTCATGCCCGGATTGAAGGCCGGGTGCAGGGCGTGTGGTATCGCGCCTGGACGGTCGAGGAAGCGCGCAAACGCGATCTGACCGGCTGGGTGCGCAACCGTGCGGATGGCACGGTCGAAGCCCTGTTTTGTGGCCCGGTCGCCGGGGTGCAATCCATGATTGCCGCCTGTCACGAGGGCCCGATGCATGCCAATGTCACCCGCGTGCATGAAGAACCCGGCCTTGAAGACGGGTTCACCACTTTTGAAAAACACCCGACTGTCTGA
- a CDS encoding 5'-nucleotidase, lipoprotein e(P4) family has product MKLTTKSFGVAVLLAGSAFGAFGAQAQEPAQNDGLNASLWYQTSVEYKTTALSVYAGAQRLLDAAIGDHDWTAALEQDGNYSAKPPAIILDVDETVLDNSAYQSWVVTANTSYSSKTWAAFVEDAISTPTPGALELTKAAADKGVEVFYVTNRKAAEEAATIKNLQEYGFPYADADHVMVRGEKEEWGSAKATRRAAVAADFRVIMMFGDNFGDFTDDIDGTIDERLEVMDKYATYWGERWFMLPNPTYGSWESAAFGNDWKKSPEARRQDKLDALNSWSGPKE; this is encoded by the coding sequence ATGAAATTGACGACGAAATCATTTGGCGTTGCCGTTCTTCTGGCGGGTTCGGCCTTTGGCGCGTTTGGCGCACAGGCACAGGAACCGGCACAGAATGACGGTCTGAACGCATCGCTTTGGTATCAGACCTCGGTCGAATACAAAACCACGGCCCTTTCGGTTTATGCCGGTGCGCAGCGTCTTCTCGATGCCGCGATTGGTGATCATGACTGGACCGCGGCCCTTGAACAGGATGGCAATTATTCGGCCAAGCCGCCGGCGATCATCCTTGATGTTGATGAAACCGTGCTCGATAACTCGGCCTATCAGTCATGGGTTGTGACGGCCAATACGTCTTACAGCTCCAAAACCTGGGCGGCATTTGTCGAAGATGCGATTTCAACCCCGACGCCGGGCGCGCTGGAACTGACCAAGGCCGCGGCTGACAAGGGCGTTGAAGTCTTCTATGTCACCAACCGCAAGGCCGCCGAAGAAGCCGCGACCATCAAAAACCTGCAGGAATACGGCTTCCCTTACGCCGATGCGGACCATGTGATGGTGCGCGGTGAAAAGGAAGAATGGGGTTCCGCCAAGGCCACCCGTCGTGCGGCAGTTGCGGCTGATTTCCGTGTCATCATGATGTTTGGCGATAACTTCGGTGATTTCACCGACGATATCGATGGCACCATCGATGAACGCCTCGAAGTCATGGACAAATACGCGACCTATTGGGGGGAACGCTGGTTCATGCTGCCGAACCCGACCTATGGGTCATGGGAATCCGCGGCATTCGGCAATGACTGGAAAAAATCCCCCGAAGCCCGCCGTCAGGACAAGCTTGACGCGCTCAATAGCTGGTCGGGCCCGAAAGAATAA
- a CDS encoding SEL1-like repeat protein, giving the protein MRFSFITPVFLLIIMSLPGCATHFQKGVIATRNEDFATAVKEFTPLAEQGLAEAQNNLGAMYYAGQGVPQDDKSAVKWYTRAAEQGLAEAQNNLGLMYDDGRGVPQDDKTAVKWYTLAAEQGYAIAQNNLGVIYANGEGVPKDDKTAVKWYTLAAEQGYAIAQNNLGARYYFGLGAPQDDQTAFRWISLAADQRLAEAQFNLGTMYEDGRGVPQDYKTTVNWYTLAAEQGHAKAQNNLGKMYEDGEGVPQDDKTAVSWYTLAAEQGHAKAQKNLGFMFADGRGVSKDIVSAYMWLNISASLGEDIDLKSREKVEEFMTPADISAAQILMKECVAKNYKGC; this is encoded by the coding sequence GTGAGATTCTCCTTTATTACACCAGTTTTTCTATTAATAATAATGTCATTACCTGGTTGCGCCACTCACTTCCAAAAGGGGGTAATTGCAACACGAAACGAAGATTTTGCAACTGCAGTAAAAGAATTTACTCCTCTTGCTGAACAGGGGCTTGCCGAAGCACAAAACAATCTTGGGGCAATGTATTACGCAGGACAGGGTGTTCCACAGGATGATAAGAGTGCCGTGAAATGGTACACCCGTGCCGCTGAACAGGGGCTTGCCGAAGCACAAAACAATCTTGGACTGATGTATGACGACGGACGCGGCGTACCACAGGATGATAAGACTGCTGTGAAATGGTACACCCTTGCCGCTGAACAGGGGTACGCAATAGCACAAAACAATCTCGGGGTGATATATGCCAACGGAGAAGGTGTTCCAAAAGATGATAAGACTGCCGTGAAGTGGTACACCCTTGCCGCTGAACAGGGGTACGCAATAGCACAAAACAATCTTGGGGCCAGGTATTACTTCGGACTAGGTGCTCCTCAGGATGATCAGACTGCTTTTAGGTGGATCTCCCTTGCCGCTGACCAGCGGCTTGCCGAGGCACAATTCAATCTTGGGACAATGTATGAAGACGGACGCGGCGTACCACAGGACTATAAGACTACCGTGAATTGGTACACCCTTGCCGCTGAACAGGGCCATGCAAAAGCACAAAACAATCTTGGGAAAATGTATGAAGACGGAGAAGGCGTTCCACAAGATGATAAGACTGCCGTGAGTTGGTACACCCTTGCCGCTGAACAGGGTCATGCAAAAGCTCAAAAAAATCTTGGATTCATGTTTGCCGACGGACGCGGCGTATCAAAAGATATCGTCTCTGCGTACATGTGGCTTAATATTTCGGCATCTTTAGGGGAAGATATTGATTTAAAATCTCGAGAAAAAGTCGAAGAATTTATGACACCTGCTGACATCTCCGCAGCACAGATACTTATGAAAGAGTGTGTTGCTAAAAACTATAAGGGTTGCTGA